One stretch of Thermus thermamylovorans DNA includes these proteins:
- the lpdA gene encoding dihydrolipoyl dehydrogenase, translating to MEAYDLLVIGAGPGGYVAAIRAAQLGMRVGVVEKEKALGGTCLRVGCIPSKALLETTERIYEVQKGLIGAKVEGLTLDLPALMAHKDRVVGANTQGIEFLFRKNGIARHQGTARFLSERKVRVEETGEELSARYILIATGSAPLLPPWAEVDLERVVTSTEALSFPEVPERLIVVGGGVIGLELGVVWHRLGAEVVVLEYLDRILPTMDAELSRAAERVFRKEGLEIRTRVRVQAVRPEGKGARVELEGGEVLEADRVLLAVGRRPYTEGLSLENAGLATDERGRIPVDEHLRTQVPHIYAIGDVVRGPMLAHKASEEGIAAVEHMVRGYGHVDYLAIPSVVYTHPEVAGVGYTEEELKAQGIPYKVGKFPYSASGRARAMGETEGFVKVLAHAQTDRILGVHGIGARVGDVLAEAALALFFKASAEDVGRAPHAHPSLSEILKEAALGAWERPIHL from the coding sequence GTGGAGGCCTACGACCTTTTGGTGATCGGGGCGGGCCCCGGGGGGTACGTGGCCGCCATCCGCGCCGCCCAGCTGGGGATGCGGGTGGGGGTGGTGGAGAAGGAAAAGGCCTTAGGGGGTACCTGCCTGCGGGTGGGGTGCATCCCCTCCAAGGCCCTTCTGGAGACCACGGAGCGCATCTACGAAGTCCAGAAGGGCCTCATTGGGGCCAAGGTGGAGGGCCTAACCCTGGACCTCCCCGCCCTCATGGCCCACAAGGACCGGGTGGTCGGGGCCAACACCCAAGGGATCGAGTTCCTCTTCCGGAAAAACGGCATCGCCCGCCACCAGGGAACGGCCCGCTTCCTCTCCGAGCGGAAGGTGCGGGTGGAGGAAACCGGGGAGGAGCTTTCCGCCCGCTACATCCTCATCGCCACGGGAAGCGCCCCCCTCCTTCCCCCCTGGGCGGAGGTGGACTTGGAGCGGGTGGTGACCTCCACCGAGGCCCTGAGCTTCCCCGAGGTGCCGGAAAGGCTCATCGTGGTGGGGGGCGGGGTGATCGGCCTCGAGCTCGGGGTGGTCTGGCACCGCCTGGGGGCGGAGGTGGTCGTCCTGGAGTACCTGGACCGCATCCTCCCCACCATGGACGCCGAGCTTTCCCGGGCGGCGGAGCGGGTCTTCCGCAAGGAGGGGCTGGAGATCCGCACCCGGGTGAGGGTACAGGCGGTGCGCCCCGAGGGGAAGGGGGCCCGGGTGGAGCTGGAGGGGGGCGAGGTCCTCGAGGCGGACCGGGTTCTCCTGGCCGTGGGTCGCAGGCCCTACACCGAGGGGCTTTCCCTGGAAAACGCTGGGCTGGCCACCGACGAGCGGGGCCGCATCCCCGTGGACGAGCACCTCCGCACCCAGGTGCCCCACATCTACGCCATCGGGGACGTGGTGCGGGGCCCCATGCTGGCCCACAAGGCTAGCGAGGAGGGCATCGCCGCGGTGGAGCACATGGTGCGGGGCTATGGCCACGTGGACTATTTGGCCATCCCCAGCGTGGTCTACACCCACCCCGAGGTGGCCGGGGTGGGGTACACCGAGGAGGAGCTAAAAGCGCAGGGCATCCCCTATAAAGTGGGGAAGTTCCCCTACTCCGCTTCGGGCCGCGCCCGGGCCATGGGGGAGACCGAGGGCTTCGTTAAGGTCCTGGCCCACGCCCAGACGGACCGCATCCTGGGGGTCCACGGGATCGGGGCCCGGGTGGGGGACGTCCTGGCCGAGGCCGCCCTGGCCCTCTTCTTCAAGGCCAGCGCCGAGGACGTAGGCCGGGCCCCCCACGCCCACCCCTCCCTCTCCGAGATCCTCAAGGAGGCGGCCCTGGGGGCCTGGGAGCGGCCCATCCACCTTTAG
- the odhB gene encoding 2-oxoglutarate dehydrogenase complex dihydrolipoyllysine-residue succinyltransferase, with translation MQELKVPSVGESIVEVEVGAWLKREGEGFAQDEPLVELITDKATLELPAPFAGTLAKILKRTGETARVGEAIALLEAGAQAAAPAPQAPAEAAKAPEPMAMPAAERLLREAGVAPEAVQGTGLGGRILKEDVLRHLEAQAAPPPAPAPAPAPAAQPPADRPWRVSEAVPMTPLRRRIAERLLLARQTTAMLTTFNEADMSAVIALRKELGEAFQKKHGVRLGFMSFFVKAVVQALKEIPELNAEIRDNAILYHRYYDIGVAVGGGEGLVVPVLRDADRLSFAEIERQIADFAERARSRKLKPEELMGGTFTITNGGVYGSLNSTPLLNPPQVGILGMHAIQERPVAREGQVVIRPMMYLALSYDHRIVDGREAVTFLRRVKELVENPVRLLLEV, from the coding sequence GTGCAAGAGCTGAAAGTGCCCTCCGTGGGCGAGTCCATCGTGGAAGTGGAAGTGGGCGCTTGGCTGAAGCGGGAAGGGGAGGGCTTTGCCCAGGACGAGCCCCTGGTGGAGCTCATCACCGACAAGGCCACCCTCGAGCTCCCCGCCCCCTTTGCGGGAACCCTTGCCAAGATCCTGAAGCGCACCGGGGAGACGGCCCGGGTGGGGGAGGCCATCGCCCTCCTGGAAGCGGGGGCGCAGGCGGCCGCCCCGGCCCCCCAGGCCCCGGCGGAGGCGGCCAAGGCCCCCGAGCCCATGGCCATGCCCGCTGCGGAGCGCCTCCTGCGGGAGGCGGGGGTGGCCCCTGAGGCGGTCCAGGGCACGGGCCTGGGGGGGCGCATCCTCAAGGAGGACGTGCTCCGCCACCTGGAGGCCCAGGCGGCCCCCCCTCCCGCCCCTGCCCCCGCACCCGCCCCGGCGGCCCAGCCCCCCGCCGACCGCCCCTGGCGGGTGAGCGAGGCGGTGCCCATGACCCCTTTGCGCCGCCGCATCGCCGAAAGGCTCCTTTTGGCCCGGCAGACCACGGCCATGCTCACCACCTTCAACGAGGCGGACATGTCCGCGGTCATCGCCCTCAGGAAGGAGCTGGGCGAGGCCTTCCAGAAGAAGCACGGGGTACGGCTTGGCTTCATGAGCTTCTTCGTGAAGGCGGTGGTCCAGGCCCTGAAGGAGATCCCCGAGCTGAACGCCGAGATCCGCGATAACGCCATCCTCTACCACCGCTACTACGACATCGGGGTGGCCGTGGGGGGTGGGGAGGGCCTCGTGGTCCCGGTCCTGCGGGACGCCGACCGGCTTTCCTTCGCCGAGATCGAGCGCCAGATCGCGGACTTCGCCGAAAGGGCCCGCAGCCGAAAGCTCAAGCCCGAGGAGCTCATGGGGGGCACCTTCACCATCACCAACGGCGGGGTCTACGGCTCCTTGAACTCCACCCCCCTCCTCAACCCGCCCCAGGTGGGCATCCTGGGCATGCACGCCATCCAGGAAAGGCCCGTGGCCCGGGAGGGGCAGGTGGTGATAAGGCCCATGATGTACCTGGCCCTTTCCTACGACCACCGCATCGTGGACGGCCGGGAGGCGGTCACCTTCCTGCGCCGGGTGAAGGAGCTGGTGGAAAACCCGGTGCGTCTCCTCTTGGAGGTCTAA
- a CDS encoding S8 family serine peptidase, protein MRIWKAIGLLGLLALLASCANLQQGQKQREPVQTLTTQAGALGGEMVDETPALWFVELSGPPVIEGGNPAAIAQERANFRALARANGIPFRERLEFAELWNGLSVEATPAQAAKLRALPGVRAVWPVVAVPIPQAMEGGTAPELFTALTQTQADLVQSELGLTGRGVRVAIIDTGIDLDHPDLAGRIVAGWDFVGDDFNAGSPDPERRIPRPDPIPNDCNGHGTHVAGIVGANGRVKGVAPEVLFGAYKVFGCEGSTTADIILAALEMAWKDRMDVVNMSLGAAFLWPQYPTAVASDRLVTRGVVVVASAGNSGAAGTFSMSAPGVGSKVIGVGSFDNIAVTLSTFTLSPDGQPIGYSPAAAAPPPPTSGSLPIQATGTPTATADACSPLPAGSLEGHAALIRRGGCTFYTKAKNAEAAGAAAVILYNNVPGRFSATVAGTPPVNIPVVTISDADGVLIYNRLQQLGAVTLTWTDQVGSFPNPTGNLVSSFSSFGLSPDLALKPDLGAPGGLIYSTYPRHLGGYATLSGTSMAAPHVAGTVALYLQANPRARPEEVQAALMNSAKPQRLSVAPATGLLEVTHRQGAGMVQILDALQSPLRVSPPKLSLGEVERGSAYAAITLTHKGPGFATYTLSHQPAPATRGTFTVTYFNAPSTVEFAPATLTLAPGQSATVGVTITPNPGLADGSVFGGYLVITDEEGRVVARVPYGGYKGDYQAIRVLEPTPFGFPWLARLEGGTYVRLTDPATFSLQEGDIPYFLVHLAHQAQKLEMEILEARTRRPVHPVFNKFVDLEYLPRNSSSTGFFAFAWDGRRIHSNMDRGQGPNTFLREVPNGDYIVRIRVLKALGDPNNPRHWETWESPVITLARP, encoded by the coding sequence ATGCGCATTTGGAAGGCTATTGGCCTACTTGGCCTCCTGGCCCTTTTGGCCTCCTGCGCCAACCTGCAACAAGGCCAGAAGCAAAGGGAACCGGTACAGACCCTCACCACCCAAGCAGGCGCTCTGGGCGGGGAGATGGTGGACGAGACCCCTGCCCTCTGGTTCGTAGAGCTTTCCGGGCCCCCGGTCATCGAAGGGGGCAATCCGGCGGCCATCGCCCAGGAGCGGGCCAACTTCCGGGCCCTGGCCCGGGCCAATGGGATACCCTTCCGGGAGAGGCTGGAGTTCGCTGAGCTTTGGAACGGCCTCTCCGTGGAGGCCACCCCTGCCCAAGCAGCCAAGCTCCGGGCCCTTCCCGGGGTGCGGGCCGTCTGGCCGGTGGTGGCAGTACCCATTCCCCAAGCGATGGAAGGAGGGACGGCCCCTGAGCTATTCACTGCCCTCACCCAGACCCAGGCGGACCTGGTGCAGAGCGAACTCGGCCTCACCGGCAGGGGGGTGCGGGTGGCGATTATCGACACGGGCATTGACCTGGACCACCCTGACCTGGCAGGGCGCATCGTGGCCGGGTGGGACTTCGTGGGGGATGACTTCAATGCGGGCAGCCCCGACCCCGAGCGGCGGATCCCTAGGCCTGACCCCATCCCCAACGATTGCAACGGCCACGGGACCCACGTGGCGGGCATCGTGGGGGCCAACGGCCGGGTGAAGGGGGTGGCCCCGGAGGTTCTCTTTGGGGCTTACAAGGTCTTCGGCTGCGAGGGCTCCACCACGGCGGACATCATCCTGGCCGCCTTGGAGATGGCCTGGAAGGACCGCATGGACGTGGTGAACATGAGCCTGGGAGCGGCCTTCCTCTGGCCCCAGTACCCCACGGCCGTGGCCTCGGACCGGCTGGTGACCCGCGGGGTGGTGGTAGTAGCCTCTGCGGGGAACAGTGGGGCAGCTGGTACCTTCTCCATGAGCGCTCCCGGGGTAGGGAGCAAGGTCATCGGGGTGGGCTCTTTTGACAACATCGCCGTCACTTTGAGCACTTTCACCCTCTCCCCCGACGGCCAACCCATCGGCTACTCCCCGGCCGCGGCCGCCCCACCCCCTCCCACCTCAGGGAGCCTCCCCATCCAGGCCACCGGAACCCCTACTGCTACCGCCGATGCGTGCAGCCCCCTGCCCGCGGGGAGCCTCGAGGGGCACGCGGCCCTCATCCGCCGGGGTGGGTGTACTTTTTACACCAAGGCCAAGAACGCTGAGGCTGCGGGCGCGGCGGCAGTTATCCTTTACAACAACGTTCCGGGCCGCTTCTCCGCCACCGTGGCCGGCACACCCCCGGTGAACATCCCCGTGGTGACCATCTCCGACGCCGATGGGGTTCTCATCTACAACCGCTTGCAGCAACTGGGGGCAGTCACCCTCACCTGGACCGACCAGGTGGGTTCCTTCCCCAACCCCACGGGGAACCTGGTGAGCAGCTTTAGCTCCTTTGGCCTCTCCCCGGACCTGGCCTTGAAGCCCGACCTGGGGGCCCCGGGCGGCCTCATCTACTCCACCTACCCGCGGCACCTGGGCGGGTACGCCACCCTAAGCGGTACCTCCATGGCCGCTCCCCATGTGGCCGGGACCGTGGCCCTTTACCTACAGGCCAACCCCCGGGCCCGGCCCGAAGAGGTACAGGCCGCCCTGATGAACAGCGCCAAGCCCCAGCGCCTCTCCGTAGCCCCCGCCACTGGCCTCCTCGAGGTCACCCACCGCCAAGGCGCGGGGATGGTCCAGATCCTGGATGCCCTCCAAAGCCCCTTGCGGGTAAGCCCTCCCAAGCTGAGCCTGGGGGAAGTGGAAAGGGGTTCAGCCTACGCGGCCATCACCCTTACCCATAAGGGCCCTGGCTTCGCCACCTACACCCTGAGCCACCAACCGGCCCCTGCTACCCGGGGCACCTTCACCGTAACGTACTTCAACGCGCCTTCCACCGTGGAGTTCGCCCCGGCCACCCTGACCCTGGCCCCCGGCCAATCGGCCACGGTGGGGGTCACCATCACCCCCAACCCTGGGTTGGCGGACGGGAGCGTCTTCGGAGGGTACCTCGTGATCACCGACGAGGAGGGCCGGGTGGTGGCCCGCGTGCCCTACGGGGGCTACAAAGGGGACTACCAAGCCATTAGGGTCTTGGAGCCCACGCCCTTCGGCTTCCCCTGGTTGGCCCGGCTGGAGGGCGGCACCTACGTTCGCCTCACCGACCCCGCCACCTTCAGCCTGCAGGAGGGGGACATCCCCTACTTCCTGGTCCACCTGGCCCACCAGGCCCAGAAGCTGGAGATGGAGATCCTGGAGGCCAGGACCCGCAGGCCCGTACACCCCGTCTTCAACAAGTTCGTGGACCTGGAGTACCTGCCCCGGAACTCCTCCTCCACCGGTTTCTTCGCCTTCGCCTGGGACGGGCGGCGTATTCACAGCAATATGGACCGGGGCCAGGGTCCTAATACCTTCCTCCGCGAAGTGCCTAACGGGGACTACATCGTGCGCATCCGGGTGCTGAAGGCCTTGGGGGATCCCAACAATCCCCGGCACTGGGAAACCTGGGAGTCCCCCGTAATCACCCTGGCTAGGCCCTAG
- the argH gene encoding argininosuccinate lyase: MAHRTWGGRFAEGPDALAARFNASLSFDQALWREDLWQNRVHARMLHEVGLLTEEELRAILEGLDRIEEEIQAGTFPWREALEDVHMNLEARLTELIGPPGGKLHTARSRNDQVATDLRLFLRGAIDELLALLLALRRVLVGEAERHLEPLHVLPGYTHLQRAQPILLSHWFLAYYEMLSRDAGRLEDARERLNESPLGAAALAGTGFPIDRHHTARELGFTRPMRNSLDAVASRDFALEVLSALNIGMLHLSRMAEELILYSTEEFGFVEVPDAFATGSSIMPQKKNPDILELIRAKAGRVLGALVALSAVVKGLPLAYNKDLQEDKEPLLDALATYRDSLKLLAALLPGLRWRRERMGRAAEEGYALATELADYLAAKGLPFREAHHVVGRLVRRLAEEGRALKDLALEELKAHHPLFAEDALPLLRLETAIHRRHSFGGTAPEAVRERLLEAKKEVGLD, translated from the coding sequence ATGGCCCATAGGACCTGGGGGGGCCGCTTCGCCGAGGGGCCGGATGCGCTTGCGGCCCGCTTCAACGCCTCCCTTTCCTTTGACCAGGCCCTCTGGCGGGAGGACCTCTGGCAGAACCGGGTCCACGCCCGGATGCTCCACGAGGTGGGCCTCCTCACAGAGGAGGAGCTAAGGGCCATCCTCGAGGGCCTGGACCGGATTGAGGAGGAGATCCAGGCGGGCACCTTCCCCTGGCGGGAGGCGCTTGAGGACGTGCACATGAACCTGGAGGCCCGCCTCACGGAGCTCATCGGCCCTCCTGGGGGCAAGCTCCACACCGCCCGTAGCCGCAACGACCAGGTGGCCACGGACCTGAGGCTTTTCCTCCGGGGGGCTATCGACGAGCTTCTGGCCCTCCTCCTGGCGTTGCGCCGGGTGCTGGTGGGAGAGGCCGAGCGGCACCTGGAGCCCCTCCATGTCCTCCCCGGCTACACCCACCTGCAGCGGGCCCAGCCCATCCTGCTTTCCCATTGGTTTTTGGCCTACTACGAGATGCTTTCCCGGGACGCGGGGAGGCTCGAGGACGCCAGGGAGCGCCTCAACGAAAGCCCCCTGGGGGCGGCGGCCCTGGCGGGAACGGGCTTTCCCATAGACCGCCACCACACTGCCAGGGAGCTTGGCTTCACCAGGCCCATGCGCAACTCCCTGGACGCGGTGGCCAGCCGGGACTTCGCCCTCGAGGTCCTCTCCGCCCTCAACATCGGCATGCTCCACCTCTCCCGGATGGCGGAGGAGCTTATCCTCTACAGCACCGAGGAGTTCGGCTTCGTGGAGGTGCCGGACGCCTTCGCCACCGGAAGCTCCATCATGCCCCAGAAGAAGAACCCGGACATCCTGGAGCTCATCCGGGCCAAGGCGGGGCGGGTCCTGGGGGCCTTGGTGGCGCTCTCAGCGGTGGTGAAGGGCCTGCCCCTCGCCTACAACAAGGACCTGCAGGAGGACAAGGAACCCCTTTTGGATGCCCTCGCCACCTACCGGGATAGCCTTAAGCTCCTCGCCGCCCTTCTTCCCGGGCTCAGGTGGCGGCGGGAGAGGATGGGGCGGGCGGCGGAGGAGGGCTATGCCCTGGCCACGGAGCTCGCCGACTACCTGGCGGCGAAGGGGCTTCCCTTCCGGGAAGCCCACCACGTGGTGGGCCGCCTGGTGCGGAGGCTGGCGGAGGAGGGAAGGGCCTTGAAGGACCTGGCCCTGGAGGAGCTCAAGGCCCACCACCCCCTCTTCGCCGAGGACGCCCTGCCCCTCCTCCGGCTGGAAACCGCCATCCACCGCCGCCATTCCTTTGGGGGCACGGCCCCCGAGGCGGTGCGGGAAAGGCTTCTGGAGGCCAAGAAGGAGGTGGGCCTTGACTGA
- a CDS encoding argininosuccinate synthase: MKIVLAYSGGLDTSIILKWLKETYGAEVIAFTADIGQGEEVEEAREKALRTGASKAIALDLKEEFVRDFVFPMFRAGAVYEGYYLLGTAIARPLIAKYLVRIAEEEGAEAVAHGATGKGNDQVRFELTAYALKPDIRVIAPWREWHFKGRQEMIAYAEAHGIPVPVTQEKPYSMDANLLHISYEGGVLEDPWAEPPKGMFRMTLDPEEAPDAPEYVEVAFEGGDPVAVNGERLSPAALLQRLNGIGGRHGVGRVDLVENRFVGMKSRGVYETPGGTLLYHARRAVESLTLDREVLHQRDQLAPKYAELVYYGFWYAPEREALQAYFDHVAQAVTGVARLKLYKGNVYVVGRKAFKSLYQKDLVSFDELGGYDQKDAEGFIRIHALRLRVRAMAERPQEGKALSGTPKEGEPYGP, translated from the coding sequence ATGAAGATCGTCCTGGCATACTCCGGCGGGCTGGACACCAGCATCATCCTCAAGTGGCTCAAGGAAACCTACGGGGCCGAGGTCATCGCCTTCACCGCGGACATCGGCCAGGGGGAGGAGGTGGAGGAGGCCCGGGAAAAGGCCCTCAGGACCGGGGCTTCCAAGGCCATCGCCCTGGACCTGAAGGAAGAGTTCGTGCGGGACTTTGTCTTCCCCATGTTCCGCGCGGGAGCGGTGTACGAGGGGTACTACCTCCTGGGCACCGCCATCGCCCGGCCCCTCATCGCCAAGTACCTGGTGCGGATCGCCGAGGAGGAGGGAGCCGAGGCCGTCGCCCACGGGGCCACGGGCAAGGGCAACGACCAGGTGCGCTTTGAGCTCACCGCCTACGCCCTGAAGCCGGACATCCGGGTCATCGCCCCCTGGCGGGAGTGGCACTTCAAGGGCCGGCAGGAGATGATCGCCTACGCGGAGGCCCACGGCATCCCCGTGCCCGTGACCCAGGAGAAGCCCTACTCCATGGACGCCAACCTCCTGCATATTTCCTACGAAGGGGGGGTGCTGGAAGACCCCTGGGCCGAGCCCCCCAAGGGGATGTTCCGCATGACCCTGGACCCCGAGGAGGCCCCCGACGCCCCGGAGTACGTGGAGGTGGCGTTTGAAGGGGGGGATCCGGTGGCGGTGAACGGGGAGAGGCTTTCCCCGGCGGCCCTTCTGCAGAGGCTCAACGGGATCGGGGGCCGGCACGGGGTGGGCCGGGTGGACCTGGTGGAAAACCGCTTTGTGGGCATGAAGTCCCGCGGGGTCTACGAGACCCCGGGAGGGACCCTCCTTTACCACGCCCGGCGGGCGGTGGAAAGCCTCACCCTGGACCGGGAGGTGCTCCACCAGCGGGACCAGCTCGCCCCCAAGTACGCGGAGCTCGTCTACTACGGCTTCTGGTACGCCCCCGAGCGGGAGGCCCTCCAGGCCTACTTTGACCACGTGGCCCAGGCGGTCACCGGGGTGGCAAGGCTCAAGCTCTACAAGGGGAACGTCTACGTGGTGGGGCGCAAAGCCTTCAAGAGCCTCTACCAGAAGGACCTGGTCTCCTTTGACGAGCTGGGGGGCTACGACCAGAAGGACGCCGAGGGCTTCATCCGGATCCACGCTCTGCGCCTTAGGGTGCGGGCCATGGCGGAAAGGCCCCAAGAGGGCAAAGCCCTCTCGGGGACCCCAAAGGAGGGGGAGCCCTATGGCCCATAG
- a CDS encoding 2-oxoglutarate dehydrogenase E1 component, with translation MELTLESQGYLEALYRAYLEDPFALPEEWRRYFSALALEDGRREPPPVAPAEALDLGFLLKVERLVQAYRELGHLAARIDPLGRERPRPKALTLEAHGLSPKDRERPLPPLFGAPTLGALLEVLERTYLGPVGFEVAHVEPEERAWLLSRIEAPWERPPKEVRRRMLERLMQASLFEGFLQRKYLGAKTFSVEGLESLIPLLLSAVEEAARLGVREVVIGMAHRGRLNVLANVVGKPFERIFLEFEEIFPEGYAGDVKYHLGFSNDLATPYGPVHVSLNFNPSHLEFVNPVALGRLRAKQDRFGDRERKRGLALLVHGDAAFIGEGIVQETLNLSRLPGYRVGGTLHVVANNQLGFTTNPEEYTSCRYPTDIAKMLGAPVFHANAEAVDELLFVLRLALEYRSRYGKDAVIDLVGYRRRGHNETDEPTFTQAPMYALIARRPEPWKVYAERLLREGVVGEEELKAWQEAYLERLESAFAQVKAEPGPVVPHGLSGLWRGYVGGPDHLVPEADTAVPKEVLKGLLQRLASVPEGFGVHPKLKRFLEARLEMAEERRPLDWAAAEALAFASLAAEGHRVRLTGQDALRGTFTQRHAALYDYQTGRPYIPLQHLAEGQAEVEIHNSPLSEAGVLGFEYGYSLDYPEGLVLWEAQFGDFVNVAQVYIDQFLASAEAKWNRLSGLVLLLPHGLEGQGPEHSSARLERFLQLGAQDNLQVAYPTTPAQLFHLLRRQVKRPLRKPLVVMTPKSLLRHPEVVSSLEELAQGGFQKVIPERVKGARKVLLTSGKVYYDLLQKRRELGAEDVAILRLELLYPFPEAELKEALGFYPKKTPVVYVQEEPVNQGAWWYLSARFNVASLTCGEIYGHPFGVVARPESPSPAVGSSKVHKLEQERLLEEAFR, from the coding sequence ATGGAGCTCACCCTGGAGAGCCAAGGCTACCTGGAGGCCCTCTACCGGGCCTACCTGGAGGATCCCTTCGCCCTGCCCGAGGAGTGGCGGCGCTACTTCTCCGCCCTGGCGCTGGAGGACGGCCGACGAGAGCCCCCTCCGGTGGCCCCCGCGGAGGCCCTGGACCTGGGCTTCCTCCTCAAGGTGGAGCGCCTGGTCCAGGCCTACCGGGAGCTCGGGCACCTGGCGGCCCGCATCGACCCCCTGGGGCGGGAGCGGCCCAGGCCCAAAGCGCTCACCCTCGAGGCCCACGGCCTTAGCCCCAAGGACCGGGAAAGGCCCCTGCCCCCCCTCTTCGGGGCCCCCACCCTGGGGGCGCTTCTGGAAGTCCTGGAGCGGACCTACCTGGGGCCGGTGGGCTTCGAGGTGGCCCACGTGGAGCCCGAGGAGCGGGCCTGGCTCCTTTCCCGCATCGAGGCCCCTTGGGAACGCCCCCCCAAGGAGGTGCGCCGCCGCATGCTGGAGCGGCTCATGCAGGCGAGCCTCTTTGAAGGCTTCCTGCAGCGGAAGTACCTGGGGGCCAAGACCTTCAGCGTGGAGGGCCTGGAAAGCCTCATCCCCCTTCTCCTTTCCGCGGTGGAGGAGGCCGCCCGGCTGGGGGTGCGGGAGGTGGTGATCGGCATGGCCCACCGGGGGCGGCTCAACGTCCTGGCCAACGTGGTGGGCAAGCCCTTCGAGCGCATCTTCCTGGAGTTCGAGGAGATCTTCCCCGAGGGCTACGCCGGGGACGTGAAGTACCACCTGGGCTTCTCCAACGACCTCGCCACCCCCTATGGGCCGGTGCACGTCTCTCTCAACTTCAACCCCAGCCACCTGGAGTTCGTGAACCCCGTGGCCCTGGGGAGGCTTCGGGCCAAGCAGGACCGCTTCGGCGACCGGGAGCGGAAGAGGGGCCTGGCCCTCCTGGTCCACGGGGATGCGGCCTTCATCGGGGAGGGGATCGTCCAGGAGACCCTGAACCTCTCCCGGCTCCCCGGTTACCGGGTGGGGGGCACCCTCCACGTGGTGGCCAACAACCAGCTGGGCTTCACCACCAACCCCGAGGAGTACACCTCCTGCCGCTACCCCACGGACATCGCCAAGATGCTGGGGGCCCCCGTCTTCCACGCGAACGCCGAGGCGGTGGACGAGCTCCTCTTCGTCCTGCGCCTGGCCCTGGAGTACAGGAGCCGCTACGGCAAGGACGCGGTCATCGACCTGGTGGGCTACCGCCGCCGGGGGCACAACGAGACGGACGAGCCTACCTTCACCCAGGCCCCCATGTACGCCCTCATCGCCAGGCGCCCCGAGCCCTGGAAGGTCTACGCCGAGAGGCTTCTAAGGGAGGGCGTGGTGGGGGAGGAGGAGCTCAAGGCCTGGCAGGAGGCCTACCTGGAGCGCCTGGAGAGCGCCTTTGCCCAGGTGAAGGCCGAGCCCGGGCCCGTGGTGCCCCACGGCCTTTCCGGCCTCTGGCGGGGGTACGTGGGGGGGCCGGACCACCTGGTTCCCGAGGCGGACACCGCGGTGCCCAAGGAGGTCTTGAAGGGCCTCTTGCAGCGCCTGGCCAGCGTCCCCGAGGGCTTCGGGGTGCACCCCAAGCTCAAGCGCTTCCTGGAAGCCCGCCTGGAGATGGCCGAGGAAAGGCGCCCCCTGGACTGGGCGGCGGCGGAGGCCCTGGCCTTCGCCTCCCTGGCGGCGGAGGGGCACCGGGTGCGCCTCACGGGGCAGGACGCCCTCAGGGGCACCTTCACCCAGCGCCACGCCGCCCTCTACGATTACCAGACGGGCAGGCCCTACATCCCCCTGCAGCACCTGGCCGAGGGGCAGGCGGAGGTGGAGATCCATAACTCCCCCCTCTCCGAGGCCGGGGTGCTGGGCTTCGAGTACGGGTACAGCCTGGACTACCCCGAGGGCCTCGTCCTCTGGGAGGCCCAGTTCGGGGACTTCGTCAACGTGGCCCAGGTCTACATCGACCAGTTCCTGGCCAGCGCCGAGGCCAAGTGGAACCGGCTTTCCGGCCTGGTCCTCCTCCTGCCCCACGGCCTCGAGGGCCAGGGCCCCGAGCACTCCTCCGCCCGCCTGGAGCGCTTCCTGCAACTGGGGGCCCAGGATAACCTCCAGGTGGCCTACCCCACCACCCCCGCCCAGCTCTTCCACCTCCTGCGCCGCCAGGTGAAGCGCCCCCTGCGCAAGCCCCTGGTGGTCATGACCCCCAAAAGCCTCCTCCGCCACCCCGAGGTGGTTTCCTCCTTGGAGGAGCTCGCCCAAGGGGGCTTCCAGAAGGTGATCCCGGAAAGGGTCAAGGGGGCCAGGAAGGTCCTCCTCACCTCGGGCAAGGTCTACTACGACCTCCTGCAGAAGCGCCGGGAGCTGGGGGCGGAGGACGTGGCCATCCTAAGGCTGGAACTCCTCTACCCCTTCCCCGAGGCCGAGCTTAAGGAGGCCCTGGGCTTCTACCCCAAGAAGACCCCGGTGGTCTACGTCCAGGAGGAGCCGGTGAACCAGGGGGCCTGGTGGTACCTCTCCGCCCGCTTCAACGTAGCTTCGCTGACCTGCGGGGAGATCTACGGCCACCCCTTCGGCGTGGTGGCCCGCCCCGAGTCCCCGAGCCCCGCGGTGGGCTCCTCCAAGGTGCACAAGCTGGAACAGGAAAGGCTTTTGGAAGAGGCCTTCCGGTGA